The Thermovibrio guaymasensis genomic interval ATCTTAACCTTAAGTGAAGAGGGAGTAAAAGTAGATTTCTTTGAAAACCCTGCTTCTTCCCGCTCAGAGATCGCTCAGTTCCTTCTCTCCCTTGGTGTAAAGAAGGTAGTATTCCCTTCTGCAAAGCCGCTGGTAAAGTCGGCCCTGAATCAGCTGGGAATAGAGGTAGTTGATAGGAGTTTCAGAACTCTAAAAGAGGCAGTTTACGCTCTTTTTTAACTACTCCCACCTGTTCCCTGATACAACGCTTACACTTAGGGGAACAGAGAGCTTCACTACCCCTTCCATTACCTCCCTTACTAGCCTTTTAGTTTCCTCTTCCTTTTCCTGGGGGGTTTCAACAACTATTTCATCGTGAACCTGGAGGACCATAAAGGAGTCTGTGCTTTGAAGTTCCCTATCAAGTTTAATCATTGCTAGTTTCATTACGTCTGCTGCAGTTCCCTGTATTACTGCGTTAACTGCAGCCCTTTTCCCGAAACTCCTTACGTGGTAGTTCCTATCTTTCAGTTCTGGAAGAGGTCTTTTTCTTCCAAAGAGCGTTGTTACAAAGCCTTTCCTGTAAGCTTCATCAAGGGTAGAGTCTATAAACTCCTTAACCTTTGGAAAGTTTTTAAAGTACTTCTCTATAAACTCTTCAGCCTCTTTAAGTGGAATTCCAAGCCTCTCTGAAAGTCCGTGAGGGCTCATTCCGTATATGATTCCGAAGTTAACCGTTTTTGCAACTCTCCTCATCCTTTCGTCAACCTCTTTAACCTCAAAGAGGTGTTTTGCAGTTTCAGAGTGTATGTCTTCTCCCTTTCTGAAAGCTTCTATTAACCTTTCATCCCCTGAAAGGTGGGCCAGTATCCTTAGTTCAACCTGGGAGTAGTCTGCCCAGACCAGCTTATAACCTTCTGGGGAAATTACTGCATGCCTTACCTTCTTTGATATCTCGTCTGAAACTGGAAGGTTTTGTAGGTTAGGTTCTGCTGAGGAGAGCCTTCCAGTTGCAGTTGCCGTTTGAAGGAACTTTGTATGAACTCTCCCTTGACTGTCAACGTACTTTAGTATTCCCTTTACAAAAGTTCCTTCAATTTTAGTTAACTTTCTGTAGATAAGGAGGAGCTGGGCTATTCTGTGACCTTCTAAAGCTAAAGTTGTTAATGTTTCAACGTCCGTTGAGTAGCCTGATTTTGTCCTCTTTAGAGGTTTGAGCCCCAACTTTTCAAACAGGATTTTAGCAAGCTGCTTTGGTGAGTTAAGGTTAAAGGCTTCTCTGGCTATTTGGTATATCTTCTCCTCTATTCTTTCTGCTTCCTCCCTAAGTTCCTTTCCAAAAGTTTCAAGGTACTCCCTATCAAAGAGGACACCCCTCTTCTCCATTCTGTATAGGACGTAGGACAGGGGTTCTTCAATCTCCCTGTAGAGTTTGTAGAGTCCCTCTTTCTTAAGCTTTTCCTCTGTAATCTGGCCAAGGGAGATTACGTGGTGGGAAATCTCCTTTAAAGGTGGAAGTTCGGCACTTTTTAGGTGTTCCTTCAGTAAGTTCTCCGGAGAGTAGTCCTTTAAAAGAGGGTTCAGTAAATAGTATCCCAGTGATATGTCAAAGAGGGGGAGCTCCCTCATCTCCTGACCGCAATTGTGGTAGATATCCTTTAAGTTGAAGGTGTAGAGTTTTACTCTTCCTCGTTCTTTTAGTTTGGGTAGGACTTCTTTCAGCGGAATTACCGTAAAGTATTTCCCGGCAGAGAGTATAGCCTCATCTCCTCTTACTATTAGTCCTCCGGCCGGCTGAGAGAAGAGGTCTTTAGGTGCGAGTAACTTTAAGATCTCAGTTAGGTCTTTCTCTTTCCCCTTCTCAATTTCGCTTCCCTTTAGTTCTAAATTTGGGAAAATTTTCTTTAGCTCCTTTGCAGTACTTCTCATTTCAAGTTCAGTTAAGAGTTCCGATAGGCACTTACCGTCTGGTGGTTTAACCTTTAACTCCTCTGGAGAAATCTCTACTGGAACGTCTTTCTTAACTTTTGCAAGCTCTCTGCTGAGGAATGCCTGTTCTTTGAACTTTTTTAAAGTTTCCCTTCTCTTTGGAGTGAGCTTTTCAAGGTTTTTGTAGAGTTCTTCAAGGTTTCCAAATTCCCGAATTAGTTTTACGGCAGTTTTTTCCCCAATTCCTGGAACTCCCGGTATGTTGTCAATCTGATCTCCTGATAGGCCGAAGACCTCAGGAATTTGCCAAGGTTCAATTCCATACTCCTTTTTGAACTTTTCAAGGTCGTAGAGTTTCTGACTTCCCCTGTGTGAGATTGAGATGACCTTTACGTTCTCTCCAATTAGCTGTCTCATATCCTTGTCGGACGTGACTATGAAGACCTCAAAGCCTTCCTTTGAGAGCTTATCAGCTAGAGTAGCAATTACGTCGTCTGCTTCGTAACCTTCAACCTCCAAAACCTTTATCCCTAGACACTTCAGGAACTTCTTTATGTAGGGAAGTTGCACTTTAAATGCATCGGGAGTCGGTTTCCTGTTTGCCTTGTAACTCTTTAAGATTTCATTTCTAAAGGTCTTCTTGCCAACGTCAAAGGCGACGGCTGCGTACTCAGGTTTAAAGTCCTTAAGTAGCTTTAGGAAAATCCTTATAAATCCAAAGATTGCGTTCGTTGGGAAACCTTTACTGGTTGAAAGGTTCCTTATTGCGTAAAAGGCCCTATAGGCCATTCCTGTTCCGTCAAAGAGGAATACCCTTTTATTCAATTCCTTCTCCCGTATAGAGTTTAAAGAAGTTTGTTACGTCTCCTGCTCCCAAAGTAAGGAGAACGTCTCCTGGTAAGAGCTCCCTCCTTAATACCTCTACCGCTTCTTTTAAGCTTCCGCAGTAGAGAGCTCCAACCTCCTTGGCCAGTGTCTCTGCCGTTATTCCCTCAATTGGCCTCTCTCCTGCAGGGTATATATCGCAAATATAGAGGTTATCTATTCCTTTGAGAACCCTTACGAACTCCTTCCACAGAGCGGCAGTTCTTGTGTATCTGTGGGGCTGAAAGAGGATAACTATTCTCCTATCTGGAAAGGCTTCTTTAATTGCCCTGTAGGATGCCTCAATCTCGGTAGGATGGTGTCCGTAGTCGTCAAAGAAGGTAATTCCGTTGTAACTTCCTTTAAGTTCCATTCTCCTCCTTGCGTTCCTAAACTCTTCAAGACCCTGGGCTATCTCGTTAAAAGGAATTCCTACTTCAAGGGAAACGGCTACTGCTCCAAGGGCGTTGACGACGTTGTGCCTGCCCGGAACGTTTAACTTTACCCTGCCTAGTTTCTTCTCCCTGTAAAGGACTTCAAATACAGTTCCAAGACCTAAAGGAGTGATATCCTTAGCCTGAAAGTCTGCATCTTTTGAAAGGCCGAAGCTGTTTTTCCTCTTGTAGACTTTCTGGTAAATGTCCCGTGTATTTTCGCAGTCTATACATGCAAAGAGTTTTCCGTAGAAAGAGGTCCTGTTTGCAAACTCTAAAAAGGCTTCCTTTATGTTTTCTAGACTTCCGTAGTAGTCTAGGTGGTCGGCATCAATGTTCGTTATTACCGATAGTGTTGGGTTGAGCTTTAAAAATGTTCCGTCGCTCTCGTCAGCCTCTGCAACCAGCCACTTCCCCTCTCCCTGAACGGCGTTGTATCCGCCTAAGAAAGAAAGGCTTCCTCCAACTAAGATTGTCGGCTTTAAACCTGCTCCGTAAAGTATCCTTGAGATCATAGAGCTTGTCGTCGTTTTCCCGTGAGTTCCTGCAACTGCTATGCTTTCCGTTAACTTCATTATGTCAGCAAGGACGTCTGAGCGTGGGATTACCGGTATACCTCTTCTTTTAGCCTCTTTTATCTCAGGGTTATTCTCCCTAACTGCCGATGAGTGGATTAAGACGTCTGCTCCTTCAACATTTTCGGCTCTGTGGCCTATAAAAACTCTTATTCCTTTATCCCTAAGTTTTTTTACCATTATTCTTTCTTTTATATCAGAACCTTGAACATCAAATCCTCTATCCTTTAGGATTAGGGCAATTCCTGACATTCCAATTCCGCCAATACCAACTATGTGTACTTTCAACGTCTCCTCCAAGTAAAATTTCCTATTAAGTTTCAGGGGGTGGTATGGATTTTACATTAGTTACAGGAGGAGCAGGCTTTATAGGTTCCCACCTAGTCGAAGAGCTCCTATCTCAGGGAAGAATAGTAGTGGTTCTTGACGATTTATCAACGGGAAAAAGGAAAAACTTGCCAGAGAGTCCAAATCTCATCTTTGTTGAAGGCTCTATAGCTGATAAGGAAATCCTAAAAAGACTTTTCTCCGAGTACAGGTTCTCAACTGTCTTCCACCTTGCCGCAGTTGCTTCCGTTTACCACTCTATTGAGGAGCCCCTTTACTGCCATCAGGTCAACTTTGATGGAACACTCTACCTCCTTGAAGAGTCAAAAAGGGTAGGCGTTGAGAAGTTCATCTTTGCCTCATCTGCTGCTGTTTACGGCG includes:
- a CDS encoding NifB/NifX family molybdenum-iron cluster-binding protein, which produces MKFALPVKSAEGPDVEVLSTFEGAPYLAILTLSEEGVKVDFFENPASSRSEIAQFLLSLGVKKVVFPSAKPLVKSALNQLGIEVVDRSFRTLKEAVYALF
- the polA gene encoding DNA polymerase I, with the translated sequence MNKRVFLFDGTGMAYRAFYAIRNLSTSKGFPTNAIFGFIRIFLKLLKDFKPEYAAVAFDVGKKTFRNEILKSYKANRKPTPDAFKVQLPYIKKFLKCLGIKVLEVEGYEADDVIATLADKLSKEGFEVFIVTSDKDMRQLIGENVKVISISHRGSQKLYDLEKFKKEYGIEPWQIPEVFGLSGDQIDNIPGVPGIGEKTAVKLIREFGNLEELYKNLEKLTPKRRETLKKFKEQAFLSRELAKVKKDVPVEISPEELKVKPPDGKCLSELLTELEMRSTAKELKKIFPNLELKGSEIEKGKEKDLTEILKLLAPKDLFSQPAGGLIVRGDEAILSAGKYFTVIPLKEVLPKLKERGRVKLYTFNLKDIYHNCGQEMRELPLFDISLGYYLLNPLLKDYSPENLLKEHLKSAELPPLKEISHHVISLGQITEEKLKKEGLYKLYREIEEPLSYVLYRMEKRGVLFDREYLETFGKELREEAERIEEKIYQIAREAFNLNSPKQLAKILFEKLGLKPLKRTKSGYSTDVETLTTLALEGHRIAQLLLIYRKLTKIEGTFVKGILKYVDSQGRVHTKFLQTATATGRLSSAEPNLQNLPVSDEISKKVRHAVISPEGYKLVWADYSQVELRILAHLSGDERLIEAFRKGEDIHSETAKHLFEVKEVDERMRRVAKTVNFGIIYGMSPHGLSERLGIPLKEAEEFIEKYFKNFPKVKEFIDSTLDEAYRKGFVTTLFGRKRPLPELKDRNYHVRSFGKRAAVNAVIQGTAADVMKLAMIKLDRELQSTDSFMVLQVHDEIVVETPQEKEEETKRLVREVMEGVVKLSVPLSVSVVSGNRWE
- the murC gene encoding UDP-N-acetylmuramate--L-alanine ligase, which produces MKVHIVGIGGIGMSGIALILKDRGFDVQGSDIKERIMVKKLRDKGIRVFIGHRAENVEGADVLIHSSAVRENNPEIKEAKRRGIPVIPRSDVLADIMKLTESIAVAGTHGKTTTSSMISRILYGAGLKPTILVGGSLSFLGGYNAVQGEGKWLVAEADESDGTFLKLNPTLSVITNIDADHLDYYGSLENIKEAFLEFANRTSFYGKLFACIDCENTRDIYQKVYKRKNSFGLSKDADFQAKDITPLGLGTVFEVLYREKKLGRVKLNVPGRHNVVNALGAVAVSLEVGIPFNEIAQGLEEFRNARRRMELKGSYNGITFFDDYGHHPTEIEASYRAIKEAFPDRRIVILFQPHRYTRTAALWKEFVRVLKGIDNLYICDIYPAGERPIEGITAETLAKEVGALYCGSLKEAVEVLRRELLPGDVLLTLGAGDVTNFFKLYTGEGIE